In Synechococcus sp. CB0101, a genomic segment contains:
- a CDS encoding cofactor assembly of complex C subunit B codes for MGLAARLCLSAGVAGLGLCVANQLTAPALTPALERAGVLASFLAVGLMLVSILWTRAVPVAPERVDLQGEQGLRLADDLPEPLRQELGWGSQMLLTATPGSTVLLYWQGRTLLQRGVLGPGGFKPGVITERAWSTGKAIGLVNLKLYPGRDEFQALPEGIPALIVQPIGDAGVLLLAGWSPRCFSRSDEAWVEGWSLKLRTALQEWSDSSASRSSAEAAG; via the coding sequence ATGGGCCTCGCCGCTCGCCTCTGCCTCAGTGCCGGTGTGGCCGGCCTCGGCTTATGTGTGGCCAATCAGCTCACGGCTCCTGCCCTCACACCAGCTCTGGAGCGGGCCGGGGTGCTCGCCAGTTTTCTGGCGGTGGGCTTGATGTTGGTGTCGATTCTCTGGACCCGCGCCGTTCCCGTGGCACCGGAGCGGGTGGATCTGCAGGGGGAACAGGGCCTGCGCCTGGCCGATGACCTGCCAGAGCCGTTGCGCCAGGAGCTGGGCTGGGGCAGCCAGATGTTGCTCACCGCCACCCCAGGCTCCACGGTGCTGCTCTATTGGCAGGGGCGCACCTTGCTGCAACGGGGCGTGCTCGGCCCCGGCGGTTTCAAACCAGGTGTGATCACCGAGCGGGCTTGGAGCACAGGCAAGGCGATTGGTCTGGTGAACCTCAAGCTCTACCCCGGCCGCGATGAATTCCAGGCGCTGCCGGAGGGCATCCCTGCCCTGATCGTGCAACCGATCGGAGACGCGGGGGTTCTGCTGCTGGCGGGTTGGTCGCCGCGGTGCTTCAGCCGCAGCGATGAGGCCTGGGTGGAGGGCTGGAGCCTCAAGCTCAGAACTGCACTGCAGGAGTGGAGCGACTCTTCTGCTTCCCGCTCTTCTGCTGAGGCGGCAGGGTGA
- the psb32 gene encoding photosystem II repair protein Psb32, producing MSIHPTASVGPLIRARLSAALLSAALLFAALAWPSSAWATGLADFPAQPPASHVLDQADLLSRSADSELDRRLQEFGGDRIDARLVTLRRLDYGLSLDALGEQLLQTWGADEPNRSLLLLLIESQNNSAAVVASADLEGQLPSDLLSSTAISTMGLPLREGARYRQASLDALDRLGVVLNGGEDPGPPQLAERMPIETNIPTREETQSSNAFLWVVVLLVVGTLVPMITWWVFSR from the coding sequence GTGTCGATCCATCCGACTGCATCCGTGGGGCCCCTGATTCGCGCGCGTCTGTCGGCAGCACTGTTGAGTGCTGCGTTGCTGTTTGCCGCTCTGGCTTGGCCTAGCTCCGCTTGGGCCACCGGCCTGGCCGACTTTCCGGCCCAGCCACCAGCCAGTCACGTGCTCGATCAGGCCGATCTGCTCAGCCGTTCCGCTGATTCCGAGCTGGATCGTCGCCTGCAGGAGTTCGGCGGAGATCGGATCGACGCACGCCTGGTGACGTTGCGCCGCCTCGACTACGGCCTCAGCCTCGATGCCTTGGGTGAGCAGTTGCTGCAGACCTGGGGAGCTGATGAACCGAACCGCTCGCTGCTGCTGTTGCTGATCGAGTCGCAGAACAACAGCGCGGCTGTGGTGGCCTCTGCGGATCTGGAAGGGCAGCTGCCCAGCGATCTGCTGTCCAGCACAGCCATCAGCACCATGGGACTGCCGCTCCGGGAAGGGGCGCGCTACCGGCAGGCCAGCCTCGATGCCCTTGATCGTCTGGGCGTGGTGCTCAACGGTGGTGAGGATCCGGGCCCTCCGCAGCTGGCGGAGCGGATGCCGATTGAAACCAACATCCCCACCCGCGAGGAAACGCAATCGAGCAATGCCTTCCTGTGGGTTGTCGTGTTGCTGGTGGTCGGCACACTGGTGCCGATGATCACCTGGTGGGTCTTCTCCCGCTGA
- the pxcA gene encoding proton extrusion protein PcxA — protein sequence MGLTDWMGAFDRASNSDLSLNLERAYEAALLIQSLELEYYNDRPVRPELQLSIPKQAQAQMLRRFRAALEVCQDTLPALVNHRGELDSQELRQLQLIQAVTSRYQRRSGSPSLSRSPELLPRSLLGVFDGVRRQLDPEAETALLEGFRRRRSSTLVSLRIFLLMILVPLIVQQTSRTLVISPLLDRFAPEIPFLNYTKPHLQEKAVNKLRIYQQELEFEALLEGKTPPTPQEIQSALMARANQLKDDADQESLEATKNVLADLAALVGFTLVCVLGRRDLQVLRGFLDEAVYGLSDSAKAFAIILFTDIFVGFHSPEGWTVLLDGIANHLGLPAEENFILLFIATFPVVLATIFKYWIFRYLNRVSPSAVATLRGMDGG from the coding sequence ATGGGGTTGACCGACTGGATGGGCGCGTTTGATCGCGCCAGCAACAGCGACCTGAGCCTGAATCTGGAGCGCGCCTACGAGGCCGCTCTGCTGATTCAGAGCCTTGAGCTGGAGTACTACAACGACCGCCCCGTGCGGCCGGAGCTCCAGCTGAGCATTCCCAAGCAAGCCCAGGCGCAGATGCTGCGCCGCTTCCGGGCCGCGCTGGAGGTCTGCCAAGACACGCTCCCCGCTCTGGTGAACCATCGCGGCGAGCTCGACAGCCAGGAGCTGCGCCAACTGCAGCTCATCCAAGCTGTGACCTCGCGCTATCAGCGCCGCAGCGGCTCGCCCAGCCTGTCGCGCTCGCCGGAGCTGCTGCCCCGCAGCCTGCTGGGCGTGTTCGATGGCGTGCGCCGCCAGCTCGATCCTGAAGCCGAAACAGCCCTGCTCGAGGGCTTTCGGCGGCGGCGTAGTTCCACGCTCGTGTCGCTGCGGATCTTTTTGCTGATGATCCTGGTGCCGCTGATCGTGCAACAAACCAGCCGCACCCTGGTGATCTCACCGCTGCTCGATCGCTTCGCCCCGGAGATCCCCTTCCTCAACTACACGAAACCGCACCTGCAAGAAAAGGCGGTGAACAAGCTGCGGATCTACCAGCAGGAATTGGAGTTTGAGGCACTGCTGGAGGGCAAAACACCACCAACGCCGCAAGAGATCCAATCGGCGCTGATGGCCCGCGCCAACCAGCTCAAGGACGACGCCGACCAGGAAAGCCTGGAAGCCACCAAAAACGTGCTGGCCGACCTCGCCGCCCTCGTTGGCTTCACCCTGGTTTGTGTGCTTGGTCGCCGCGATCTGCAGGTGCTGCGGGGTTTCCTCGATGAAGCCGTCTATGGCCTGAGCGATAGCGCCAAGGCCTTCGCGATCATCCTCTTCACCGACATCTTCGTGGGCTTCCACAGCCCCGAAGGCTGGACTGTGTTGCTCGACGGCATCGCCAACCACCTGGGGCTACCGGCTGAGGAAAATTTCATCCTCTTGTTCATCGCCACCTTCCCGGTGGTGCTGGCCACGATTTTCAAGTACTGGATCTTCCGTTACCTCAACCGCGTGTCTCCCTCTGCGGTGGCGACCCTGCGGGGTATGGATGGTGGTTGA
- a CDS encoding bifunctional adenosylcobinamide kinase/adenosylcobinamide-phosphate guanylyltransferase, with protein MVVEPLPERGLILISGPSRGGKSGWAEHLATGWPAAVHYLATGPAAGSDPNWSQRVEAHQLRRPSQWRCTEVGGALAEHLLSRDASAADAETPPLLLIDSLGTWLAWHLDDTAAQWQSRCEQLLEALEQQPGPVLLVVEETGWGVVPSTAIGGLFRDRLGALQQTLMQHCHTAWLVVGGRALNLMTLGHPVPPSV; from the coding sequence ATGGTGGTTGAGCCGCTGCCTGAGCGTGGCTTGATCCTGATCAGTGGGCCCAGCCGTGGGGGCAAAAGCGGCTGGGCTGAACATCTGGCAACAGGCTGGCCGGCCGCGGTGCATTACCTGGCGACAGGGCCCGCGGCAGGCAGTGATCCCAATTGGTCGCAGCGGGTGGAAGCCCATCAACTTCGCCGGCCCAGCCAGTGGCGCTGCACAGAGGTGGGTGGGGCCTTGGCGGAGCATCTGCTGTCGCGCGACGCCTCGGCAGCAGATGCCGAGACGCCGCCGCTTCTGTTGATCGACTCCCTCGGCACCTGGCTCGCTTGGCATCTCGACGACACAGCGGCCCAGTGGCAGAGCCGTTGTGAACAGTTGCTCGAGGCGCTGGAGCAGCAACCCGGGCCCGTGTTGTTGGTGGTGGAAGAAACCGGCTGGGGTGTGGTGCCATCCACCGCCATCGGCGGGCTGTTCCGTGATCGACTGGGCGCTCTGCAGCAAACCCTGATGCAGCACTGCCACACCGCTTGGTTGGTGGTGGGGGGGCGAGCCCTCAATCTGATGACCCTGGGCCACCCCGTGCCACCGAGCGTCTGA
- a CDS encoding tRNA (cytidine(34)-2'-O)-methyltransferase — MPRLVLFQPEIPPNTGNVARTCAATCTELHLIEPLGFEISDRTLKRAGLDYWPWVNLHRHADWAAFRLEQQRRGGRLLALSRHGSQPYTELTYQPDDWLLFGRETSGLPLEVVADADACLAIPMPGSVDHGGGVRSLNLATAAGVVLFEALRQLQCASDS, encoded by the coding sequence ATGCCCCGTCTGGTGCTGTTTCAACCGGAGATTCCGCCCAACACTGGCAACGTGGCGCGCACCTGTGCGGCCACCTGCACGGAACTGCATTTGATCGAACCGCTTGGATTTGAGATCAGCGATCGAACCTTGAAGCGCGCAGGCTTGGACTACTGGCCCTGGGTGAACCTGCACCGCCATGCGGATTGGGCTGCTTTTCGGCTGGAGCAGCAGCGCCGCGGCGGCCGTCTGCTCGCCTTGAGCCGCCACGGCAGCCAGCCTTACACCGAGTTGACCTATCAACCCGACGACTGGCTCTTGTTTGGCCGCGAGACCAGTGGCCTGCCCTTGGAGGTGGTGGCAGACGCGGATGCCTGCCTAGCGATTCCGATGCCGGGGTCGGTGGATCACGGCGGTGGCGTGCGCAGCCTCAACTTGGCGACCGCCGCCGGCGTGGTGCTGTTCGAAGCGCTACGGCAGCTGCAGTGCGCGAGCGACTCTTGA